GGATGCCACTTGAGTAGCAGCTTTTGTGGGACACTTGTGCAGTAGTCACTGCCAGGGCCAGCGCCAGAGCCAGCTGTCCCTAAGACCTGTCCCCTGAGACCTGTGGGTAGGGGAGCCATGTCCAGCCCAGTAGCCATGACCACACACATTGCCAGGCACTGAAAATGAATCTAGTGTGCCCCCAGACGCTGAATTTTAAACGTCATTAATCTGTTAACTAAGTGCATTTGTTTGCTTGGTTTAATTAACCTCCAGCAGTCCCTCCCCTGTGGCTGGAGCTTCTGTCTGGGAGACTTCGGGAGGTATGCTGCCCTGATCGCCCTGGGTGGGAGGGCCCAGGTGGTCCTCAGGTTGGCTGTCCAGGCCGTGTGGTGGGGCCTGGGAGGAGGAGCCCTGGGCTGAGCCTTCTGGGGAGGAGGGGGTGCCGCAGGCTCTTGCCAGCCTGCCTGACTCTGTTCTTCTTTCCAGGTGTGTCACCTCCAGCCCCCACCAGGGTTGAGTGTGGGCCTGGGCAGCATGGTGCCCTCTGGCCAGGTGGCGGAGAAGGAGGCATCCGAGGAGCCTGGACCCGGCCGTGAGCCCCACTCATGGCGATGCCTGGTGTTCTACCTCTGCTTCTACGGCTTCATGGCCCAGATGCGGCCCGGGGAGAGCTTCATCACACCCTACCTCCTGGGGCCCGACAAGAACTTCACCCGGGAGCAGGCACGTGGGTGTGGGCTGTAGGGGCCATGTTTCACAGGTGGGCAGGGGAGCAAGGCGGCTCTTGATGCATGGGCAGCTGAGGCTGGAGAAGGTGAGTGGCTGTGTGAGCACAACACAGGGGCCCGAGGGCTCTGGGCGGGTCCTGGACCCCATGCTCCCCACAATAGGCACTGTCGGAGGGAGGGGCCCTGCTTTGACACATTCTTCAGGCCAGTTAGAAGGGTCTTGGGTTCTAAGAGATGAAGCACAGGTCTAAGGTGCTGCCCCCACCCCGCCAGGCCCCTCATCTGCCATCCCGGTGGAGCCCGTGTCCAGCCATGCGGGCACCTGCCTCCAGCCAGGAGCCAGCAGGTGTCTGCCTAGAGGTTATCAAAGGAATGTCCTTTCACTTGTTTCACTTGGCTAGGGGCACACAGGGTCCATTGAAACCCTGTAATGGGCTTATGTGCAGACATGCAGCCCAGGGCCCTGCGTGGCCCAGAGCTGGGGTCATTTCCTCGTTGAGTTTGCACGGTGTGCCGTGTAGAATGTGGTCAGAGAGCAGGAGCATGGAGGACAGCCCTCACCCCGCACGCTCACCGCTTGGCCAGAGGCTTCTCTGCTCTCCACCCGGGGCTGCAGTCCACCGTCATCACGGATAGGAACAAGCGTGTGTGTGAAGCACCCTTTATAGTAAGATGGAAAACCGTCACAGAGATGTTTACTGGTCCTGCCTTCCCGCCCTCTCACATTCCACACTGATTAGAAAGTAGACTGCAGAGGTCACACCGTCCCAGTAGGCCTTGGAGTCCTCGGGGACTGTGGTCTCAGGCTTTGCCCTCTGGCCCCATAGGCCAGTCCTCTGGTCTCAGCCCCTCTGGCTGCAGGGACTGAGCAGGCCAGTGCTTGCTGGGCCTGGATCCACAAGTTCACGTAAGTGGTGTCTAATGACACCTCTTTTGGAACCTGCCTCCTGCCCATCTGACGGGGGACATTCATCTGTGTGGATTCAGGGCCGGTCCTGCTGGAGTCTCGCCTACAGTTGAGCCACAGACCATTTCTCCAGTGCTTCTCGGTGGGGGAGGAGCTTCTGCTTTGGGTGTAAGAATCTGTCAGAATCCTCAGGTCTGGGGTGTAGGGAGCATTCTGGGACCCTAGGGGCGTTCCCAGCTTGCTTGGCTGGACGTGCCTCCTGCAGTGTGCCACAGGCTCCTGGGTCCTGGCCTGGGGCCGTGGTCTGTCTTCAGGCTCTCGAGGCAGAGAGCAAATGTCCTCCGTTAATTGAGATGAAGGCCCTTGGCCACCTGCTCCAGGCCCTCCCTCTGCCTGGCCTTCCTGTGTAGGTGCTGGGTGCAGTCTGGGCTCTGGCCTGTGGGCTGGGCCTCCAGCTGCTGCCTTGCCGCCCGTCCTGTCCACTTCCTCCTTTTTCCCTCTCACCACAGCCCCCTGCCCACCCAGGTCCTGGTAACCCACCGCTGACCTCCTTtgtcctgccctgccctctgGAAGGGCTGAGGTGGCTCGTCCCCCAGGTCCTGGTAACCCACCCGCTGACCTCCTTtgtcctgccctgccctctgGAAGGGCTGAGGTGGCTCAGGTGGCACCTACTGCCCACAGTGCTGTTTTTCATGTTGTATTTAAGGTGAAACCAAATTCTGAGTCCAGGAAAAACAAGTCAGTCCAGATCACCACTACCTGGGATGTAGTGGGTCGTTTTCAGTGGTAATGGCCACTTCCTGTGGCCGGCTGCTGCCTCCTCCTGATTGCCTGGGGTCGGCAGTTTCTTGGGCTACAGGCTCTCCGGTCCCCAGGTCCCCCTGGCATGCCTGGACAGGGTACTCCGCAGGGAGCCATGTGGGCATTTGACTCATGGTGGCAAGGCAGCCATTGCCACAGAAAGTGGTCAGCAGGGATGACTGCGGCAGTGTGGGCCCCTGCTGAGTCACCCCTGTGCACTTAGCAGAGTGGTCAGTGTTCCTCACAGCGGCTGCTCCCTGTCCGCAGGTGACCAACGAGGTCATTCCGGTGCTGTCCTACTCCTACCTGGTGGTGCTGGTCCCGGTCTTCTTGCTCACCGACTACCTGCGCTACAAGCCCGTGCTGGTGCTGCAGGGCCTGAGCTACGTGAGtgtgtggctgctgctgctgctgggccaCTCTGTGCTGCACATGCAGCTCATGGAGGTCTGCTACAGCATCACCATGGCTGCCCGCATCGCCTACTCCTCCTACATCTTCTCCCTGGTGCGCCCTGCCCGCTACCAGCGCATGGCCAGCTACTCGAGGACCGCGGTGCTGCTGGGCGTCTTCACCAGCTCCGTGCTGGGCCAGCTGCTGGTCACCGTGGGCCAGATGTCCTTCTCCATGCTCAACTACATCTCCCTGGCCTTCCTCACCTTTAGCCTGGTTCTCGCCCTCTTCCTGAGGCGTCCCAAGCGCAGCCTCTTCTTCAACCGCAGTGCGCCTGCACGTGGAGCCGCACCCAGCGAGCTGGACCAGATGCACCCGGCCCCTGACCAGCCTGTGCGCGGGAAGCTGGGGCGTGCTCTGGGTGCCTGCAGGGACTCCTTCTTGGCACACATGCTGTGGGAGCTGGTGGGCAGTGCGCGGCGGCCACAGCTGCGCCTCTGGTCCCTTTGGTGGGTCTCCAACTCTGCTGGCTACTACCTGATAGTCTACTACGTACACGTCCTGTGGAACGAGCTGTGCCCCACCGCCAGCAGCACGCAGGTCTACAACGGCGCCGCAGACGCTGCCTCCACACTCCTGGGTATGTGGAGCCCTGTCCTCCAAGCCCTCACCTGGGCCATGACCAGCACTCCCACCCAACACCAGCCCGAGCCCCCCCTTCTTGGGCCTGGCCCCCAGCACTCCCACCTCCAGCCCAGCTAGCTCCCACCATTGGCCTGCTTCCCTGCCCCCCAGTGCAAGCTGCACAGCCCGTACCCAGccccctccctggcctcccttTGCTCTACCCGGCCCTAGCGTGACCGTGACATCTCCTATCCCCAGGTGCCATCACATCCTTTGCCGCGGGCTTTGTGAATATCCGCTGGGCTCTGTGGTCGAAGGTGGTCATTGCGAGCATCGTGGCCGTGCAGGCCGGGCTGGTCTTTCTCATGACCAGCACCCAGGACATCTGGCTCTGCTACGCAGCTTTTGTGCTCTTCCGCGGCGCCTACCAGTTCCTTGTGCCCATCGCCACGTGAGTGGGCTGAGGGGAGGGACTAGCAGGAGGTTCTGCAGGGAGCAGCAGGTGTGCACATGGGTAGCAAGGGCAGGCCTGTGGAAGACTGGCCTTGTTCACAGGTAGCTGAGGTCCACCACATCCCTCTGGCTCCCTGCCCCAACCTGCCAGCCCCCCGGGACCCCTGCACTGCCCCTCGCCCAGACCCTCTGGGCTCTTCTCTGAAGCTGCCTGGGCACTACCACCAGCTGAGAGGGCCCACTCTCCATGCCAGGCTCTTTCTGTGTGTACACCAGATGTGTGTAACACACTCACTTACCACACACCATGCAGTCACGTGCTCTTGCTCACACTGTCCACGCAGGTGCTGCCTCCCTTGGCCTCCCACTCCCCTGCCCACCCTTCCCAGGGctgccctgcctccctccccactaGGGCCGTGGGCCCCCATACACGGTCAGCACACACGCCCCTGCCCTGGGAGCGCTGAGCCCGTCTTGCCCCACCTGTGGGATGTGGCCTGCACCTGGACTTCCCTGCCCTCTGCACCTTGAACGCTTGCTCTCTTGGGTACTGGAagtggggctcaaacccagggtcctTTCTGTCCCATCCTGACCACACTCTGGGTTGCAGACCTCCCTGGTCTGTGGCCGCTGTCCCCACGCCTGCCCCTCATGTCTCCCATGTCCCAGTCTGCCTTCTCCCTAGGAGGCCCTCTTGACCCTGCCCCCAGCCTGTGGAGGCCCACAGTGTTTCTGAGGTGGGACTCACCTCTGCTGCCTGTCCACTTTGACAAGGGCACTAGGCTGGTGTGGCCATCCCAGGCTATCAGGCATGTTTGGCTAGTCACGAAGGGTGTGGGGCCCACTAGGCGGGCCCCAGACAGTGTGGGAAGCACATGGGAGGAGCAGACGTCGCCACAGGGCACAGGTGCTGCAGAGCCACACCAGGCTTTTCCCTGGGCCATGTGCAGGTCACTCCTGGAACAGCCAGACCCCGGTGACTGTGAGGTCAGTTCCTGCTGCTGGTGGCCACAGTGCTGAGCTGGCTTCCTGTCTGCACTTTCCCTGCCACATTCTGATGGTGGCTCACAGGTGGCTGCCTGCAGGGGGAAGGCCAGGAGAGGGCCTGAGAGGGGGTTCCGGTAGACGTTGCAGGAACCCCGCAGCCTGTCTGCATGCTTGTCCTCGTGGTACCCCAGCCACGAGCCTCTGACCTGCAGGCctttcttaactttatttttacttgtatattttttaacattaatttgtttattttttggtaccgggaattggacccagaggtgcttcatctctgacccacatccccagccttttttttattttttgagacaggttgctTATAGCCTCGCTGAGTTGtcgaggttggctttgaacttggggtcctcctgcctcagcctcctgagcccatTTTGTATCTCTGACGCCCTCTGCTAGGTTCCACTGTGGTGGGGTGCTCACCCTGGCTTGGGCAGCTCCCCAGCTGACCTGCAACCCCACCTGCTCTCATGGGCTGCAGCTCCTGTGCACAGTTCTCCTCTGCGAGGTGCTTTGGGTTCTCTTCCTGACCCCAGCGTCCCCTGTCCATCATCAGTTCTTGGTCATTCTTTTTCAAAGGTTCTTAGGCATTTTTATTTGAGTGGATTCTAGAACACTTTTGTCCAGTTCTTTCTTTCAAGGAACATGTTCTGGGGAATCCATCAGAACTGCACTCAGATGTCCCTTTCTTTGGGGGCACCAGAGGCCTGGAGGACTTCACTGCCCCTCGTCCCCTGCTTTCCCTGCCTCCTGTCCTAATTCCCTGCCTGTCTTCCAGAGAGACCTCCACTGTGCACGTTCCCCTGCCCCCTGTTCTCGGGAGGACCTCCCGAGCACGTGGTCCCAGGTTCTGTAGGATCTTCCTGCACCTGCACGTGTGCTTCTTGGTGCCTGTCCTACTAGGTCGAGGATGTGGCTCTCTGTGGCCGTGAGGGGCCCGCACTCTGCTTCCGAGCTGGGTCTGCCTTGCGGCTGGCTGGTGGTGGGTGGGCATGTGCCTGAAGGAGGTTGGGCTGGGGGGTGCTGTGCTCCTGGGAGCTGTCCGGGTGGCTGTGGGCGGGGCTAGAGGGTACCATAGACTGTACCTGTTGAGCCTCACTGTGCACCTAGGGGCGAGACTGAGAGCAGCCCTGTGTGCCTTGGGTGGTCCTGTGTCTGGGACAGGGCCAGGGGCAGAGGTGGGGGAGACTGGGAACAGGCATCTGGGACGGGGCTTTGTGGGGCAGGGCCTGTGGGCAGGCAGGGGCAGGCTTTTGGTAGCCGATGTGGGTGGGGTGGTGTCTGGGAGCCacattccctccctcccaccacgCTGCATCTGGAGCTCCTCTGGACCCTCCCCGAGGTCCCACTTCAGCCCTGGCTCTTGCTTCCCGTCCTCTCCAGCCTGTCTGACCTGCTCTTCTGCCCAGTTTTCAGATCGCATCCTCCTTGTCCAAAGAGCTCTGTGCCCTGGTCTTCGGGGTCAACACGTTCCTCGCCACCATTCTCAAGACCACCATCACTCTCATCGTGTCTGACAAGCGGGGCCTGGGCCTCCCAGTGCGCTGCCAGGTGAACCCCATTTCACATGGTCCTTTTTGGGAGGGAAACCATGGTGGGGTCTTGGGAGAGCCTCCTGGTGCCCGCAGGCCCACTGCCTGGGGTGTGCGGAGGGTGGATCACGCTCCTGCCAGGACGAAGAAAGGTGGGCTGCGGCTCACTTCTCCAGAGAGCCCCTGTGCCCTGCTGAGGATGAGCGAGTCGCTGTGGTGGCCTGGGCGGGCACGGCCCCTCAGAGtgcctcttctttccctccctgggTGGGAGGTGCTGGGCCAGGGGAGGCTGGCCCATCAGTTTTTCCTTCTGTAGTTCATACTGTGGGCTGAGTCTCAAGGCGTCTTATTTAGCCCTAACTTCCCCAACGTCCTTTGAATGGGTTTATAGTTGTACTTGAGCCTGCGGTCCCGAGAGTGAGATCGTGCCTAAGTGTGAGTTAGGCCAAGGTTCATGCCGTAGCCCGAGTGGGTCCTCTGCTCAGTGTGGTTTGTTGAGACTTGACCTTCCTCTGTGAACTGCTTTTACGCCTTTGCACAAGTCCTTTCCTGAGATCTTTATTCCATCCTGAGCTGTGTGCTAAATTTCCACCAACACCACACTGTCTTGGTTACAGGGCTTAATTGTAGGTTTTGAAATTGGTCAGACTGATTTCtccaattttgtctttttaaagaaattttcctACTATTATAGCTCTTCGTATTTCTGTGTACGTTTTAGAGTACTGtctttacaaaaatttttttggggATTTTATTAGGAATTGCACTAAGCAAACATCAGTTTGGGGAAAGTTGACATTCATTGTCTTTCTGTCCATGAATATGGTATGCGTCTCCATCTATTTAataatctttgatttctttaaccATCTTAGTTTATAACATTCAAGTATTAAGTGCTGAACATGTTAAATGTATactttaagtttttcattttggggGGCACAATGGTAAATGACTATATCTAacgtttttttaaatatttatttttttagttgtacttgaaTTCagtccctttattttgtttattttaatatggtgctctcatgtgctaggccagtgctctactgctgagcctcagCGTGAGGCCAACATCTAACATTCAGTGTCTCTGTGGCTGTATTGGGGCTGTTGTCACACCACAGTCTGGGTGCCTTAAAGAGGAGAAATTCATCTTCTCAGTTGTGGAGGTGGGAGGTCCAGCTGTCTCAGGGCTGGTGCTCAGAGGCCTCTCCCCTTGGCCTGGTGCCTTCTCACTGTGACCTCATGTGGCCTTTTATCTGTGTGGGTATCCACTGTCGTCACCTCAGGGCCACAGTCACACAGGACCAGGACCGCCCTCACGGCCTCATTTGACCTGAGTCACCTCTCTCAAAGCCCTTGGTCCCAGTGAGGCTTCAGGGGCTTGGCTGTCAGCTGTGAATCTGGGGAGAAGGGACTCAGTTCAGTCATAAAAGTGAGTCGCGTTCCTGAGGGTCTGCAGACCTGTGAAGGTGTGTCCCCTGTGCACCCTGCAGTCCTGCTGAgtccccttctcctttcctgaGGGTCTGCAGATCTGTGAAGGTGTGTCCCCTGTGCACCCTGCAGTCCTGCTGagtccctttctcctttcctgaggGTCTGCAGATCTGTGAAGGTGTGTCCACTGTCCACCCTGCAGTCCTGCTGAgtccccttctcctttcctgaGGGTCTGCAGATCTGTGAAGGTGTGTCCCCTGTGCACCCTGCAGTCCTGCTGagtccctttctcctttcctgaggGTCTGCAGATCTGTGAAGGTGTGTCCCCTGTGCACCCTGC
This Marmota flaviventris isolate mMarFla1 chromosome 8, mMarFla1.hap1, whole genome shotgun sequence DNA region includes the following protein-coding sequences:
- the Slc19a1 gene encoding reduced folate transporter isoform X1; its protein translation is MVPSGQVAEKEASEEPGPGREPHSWRCLVFYLCFYGFMAQMRPGESFITPYLLGPDKNFTREQVTNEVIPVLSYSYLVVLVPVFLLTDYLRYKPVLVLQGLSYVSVWLLLLLGHSVLHMQLMEVCYSITMAARIAYSSYIFSLVRPARYQRMASYSRTAVLLGVFTSSVLGQLLVTVGQMSFSMLNYISLAFLTFSLVLALFLRRPKRSLFFNRSAPARGAAPSELDQMHPAPDQPVRGKLGRALGACRDSFLAHMLWELVGSARRPQLRLWSLWWVSNSAGYYLIVYYVHVLWNELCPTASSTQVYNGAADAASTLLGAITSFAAGFVNIRWALWSKVVIASIVAVQAGLVFLMTSTQDIWLCYAAFVLFRGAYQFLVPIATFQIASSLSKELCALVFGVNTFLATILKTTITLIVSDKRGLGLPVRCQFLIYCVYFLVLSVIYFLGAGLDGLRHCQRDRHQPLPLAQELRSPSEEKPVRLPSVEQGLGGLQPSAPPLPLEDSAEDGLGTLGPGAKA
- the Slc19a1 gene encoding reduced folate transporter isoform X2; this encodes MHGQLRLEKVTNEVIPVLSYSYLVVLVPVFLLTDYLRYKPVLVLQGLSYVSVWLLLLLGHSVLHMQLMEVCYSITMAARIAYSSYIFSLVRPARYQRMASYSRTAVLLGVFTSSVLGQLLVTVGQMSFSMLNYISLAFLTFSLVLALFLRRPKRSLFFNRSAPARGAAPSELDQMHPAPDQPVRGKLGRALGACRDSFLAHMLWELVGSARRPQLRLWSLWWVSNSAGYYLIVYYVHVLWNELCPTASSTQVYNGAADAASTLLGAITSFAAGFVNIRWALWSKVVIASIVAVQAGLVFLMTSTQDIWLCYAAFVLFRGAYQFLVPIATFQIASSLSKELCALVFGVNTFLATILKTTITLIVSDKRGLGLPVRCQFLIYCVYFLVLSVIYFLGAGLDGLRHCQRDRHQPLPLAQELRSPSEEKPVRLPSVEQGLGGLQPSAPPLPLEDSAEDGLGTLGPGAKA